One segment of Ipomoea triloba cultivar NCNSP0323 chromosome 12, ASM357664v1 DNA contains the following:
- the LOC115998642 gene encoding dihydrofolate synthetase: MRALSILCGFARSIQSNRSSLISSVAGVLNPLRCRALSTMSREDPELKELLDFMDNLKNYEKSGVPKGAGTDSDDGFDLGRMRRLMALLGNPHSTFKAVHIAGTKGKGSTAAFLSSILRAEGYSVGCYTSPHIETIRERITLGRFGEPVSAMVLNHHFQRVRTVIERAVELEEGCLSHFEIFTAIAFSLFSQENVEIAVVEAGLGGARDATNVICGSHLAASIITTIGEEHLDALGGSLESIAVAKSGIVKDGRPLVLGGPFLPHIECILRDKAASVSSPVVSASDPGNKSSLKGFSPTCGITHQLCDIVLRIERDLSLSIELFDVRLHMLGYHQLKNAVTATCAALCLRNKGWRMSDASIRAGLESAILPGRSHLLTSKESERLGLPQITVLLDGAHTKESARALAETVKMAFPKERLVLVVAMAKDKDHLGFARELLSVNSLEAVFLTEVSIAGDKSRTTSASFLKDVWTKASREMGINVLDLESADCKQFTDQSILSAKAVEPRAILFSQGSLMASMRVGSQILNERKGNQFGVLLVTGSLHIVSAVLQSLRL; encoded by the exons ATGAGAGCTTTAAGCATTCTATGTGGGTTCGCTCGTTCAATTCAGAGCAACAGGAGCAGTCTGATTTCTTCGGTTGCTGGAGTGCTCAACCCCTTACGTTGTCGAGCTTTGTCAACAATGTCGAGAGAGGATCCAGAACTGAAGGAGCTGTTGGATTTCATGGACAACCTCAAGAACTACGAGAAATCAGGGGTACCCAAAGGCGCAGGAACAGATTCCGATGATGGGTTCGATCTTGGTAGAATGCGGCGCCTGATGGCGCTTCTGGGCAACCCTCATTCTACGTTCAAG GCTGTTCATATTGCTGGTACTAAAGGAAAAGGATCAACTGCTGCATTTCTGTCTAGTATCTTAAGAGCAGAGGGCTATTCTGTTGGTTGCTATACCAG TCCACATATAGAAACTATTAGGGAGCGTATAACCTTGGGACGGTTTGGTGAGCCAGTGTCTGCCATGGTATTGAATCATCATTTCCAGAGGGTGAGGACAGTTATCGAGAGAGCAGTGGAACTTGAAGAAGGGTGTCTCAGTCATTTTGAg ATTTTCACTGCTATTGCTTTCAGCCTATTTTCTCAAGAGAATGTTGAAATTGCCGTTGTTGAG GCTGGATTGGGTGGAGCACGAGATGCAACAAATGTGATTTGTGGTTCTCATCTTGCTGCATCAATCATAACAACAATTGGCGAGGAACATCTAGATGCTTTAGGGGGTTCCTTGGAAAGCATTGCAGTTGCAAAATCAGGGATAGTCAAAGATGGCCGTCCA TTAGTTCTAGGTGGGCCATTTCTTCCACATATTGAGTGCATTCTCCGTGATAAAGCAGCTTCTGTGTCTTCACCTGTAGTATCGGCTTCTGATCCTGGAAATAAGAGTTCTCTCAAAGGCTTCAGCCCAACATGTGGCATAACTCACCAATTGTGTGACATAGTGCTCCGGATTGAACGAGACCTTTCTCTG TCCATTGAGTTATTTGATGTGAGGCTACACATGCTTGGGTATCACCAACTTAAAAATGCAGTGACAGCTACCTGTGCAGCACTTTGCCTTCGTAACAAAG GATGGAGAATGTCTGATGCATCCATTCGTGCTGGTCTAGAAAGTGCGATTTTGCCAGGCAGAAGTCATCTTTTAACTTCAAAAGAATCTGAAAGGCTAGGACTACCTCAAATTACTGTACTGCTTGATGGAG CACATACGAAGGAATCAGCCCGAGCTTTGGCCGAGACAGTCAAGATGGCATTTCCAAAGGAAAGATTAGTTCTTGTGGTTGCTATGGCAAAGGACAAAGATCATCTAGGTTTTGCGAGAGAACTACTCTCAG TTAATTCTTTGGAAGCCGTATTTCTTACAGAAGTTAGCATTGCTGGAGACAAATCTCGAACGACTTCAGCATCTTTTTTAAAAGATGTTTGGACTAAAGCTTCGAGAGAAATGGGTATTAATGTTCTTGATCTTGAATCTGCAGATTGCAAACAGTTTACGGATCAGTCAATTCTTTCTGCTAAGGCTGTAGAACCCCGAGCAATATTATTTTCTCAAGGGTCATTAATGGCCTCGATGAGAGTTGGATCTCAGATTCTGAACGAACGAAAGGGAAACCAATTCGGAGTTCTGTTAGTTACTGGGTCTTTGCACATTGTTTCAGCTGTATTACAGTCCCTCCGTTTATGA
- the LOC116000346 gene encoding transcription factor SPEECHLESS — protein sequence MDTAGNLSDFFEDSEFARDDIFGILEGLDDVSDFNQMTPAFSGETAAGGGVRELSEETEVEGSLSPPRNCKRQKTNGGAVPDDVNPSSDEQQPRMSHITVERNRRKQMNGHLSVLRSLMPCFYVKRGDQASIIGGVVDYITELQQVVESLEAKKQRKVYNEVLLSPRKPGLLSPRISYPISPTTPQPTTTSYNRQPPTVSAAIAACQLIEPPSSSSCSPATTSSSSSVDSANELAANSKSEIAEVEVKFSGENVVVKTVSPHIPGQAVKIISALEDLSLEILHVSITAINDHTMLNSFTIKIGIECQLSAEDLAQQIQQTFC from the exons ATGGATACAGCTGGGAATTTATCAGATTTCTTTGAGGACTCGGAGTTCGCCCGCGACGACATCTTCGGAATCCTTGAAGGTTTGGATGATGTTTCCGACTTTAACCAGATGACACCAGCGTTTTCCGGTGAAACAGCCGCCGGTGGTGGGGTTCGAGAGTTATCTGAGGAGACTGAGGTAGAGGGTTCATTATCACCACCGAGGAATTGCAAGAGACAGAAAACTAACGGCGGCGCGGTTCCTGACGACGTTAACCCGTCGTCGGATGAACAACAGCCTCGGATGTCTCACATAACGGTGGAGAGGAACCGCCGGAAACAGATGAATGGCCATTTATCCGTCCTCCGCTCCTTGATGCCTTGCTTTTATGTCAAAAGG GGTGATCAAGCATCAATAATTGGAGGGGTTGTGGACTACATAACCGAGTTGCAGCAGGTTGTTGAATCTCTAGAGgccaagaaacaaagaaaagttTACAATGAAGTTCTTCTAAGTCCAAGAAAACCAGGATTATTGAGTCCCAGAATAAGCTATCCCATCAGCCCCACAACGCCGCAACCGACAACTACCTCGTACAACAGGCAGCCGCCGACGGTTTCAGCCGCCATTGCCGCCTGCCAACTTATCGAGCCGCCGTCGTCGTCTTCTTGCTCTCCGGCCACtacttcctcctcctcctccgtgGACAGCGCCAACGAGCTGGCCGCGAATTCCAAGTCGGAGATTGCGGAAGTGGAGGTGAAGTTCTCCGGCGAGAATGTGGTCGTGAAGACGGTGTCTCCTCACATTCCCGGGCAGGCCGTGAAGATCATTTCTGCACTTGAGGATCTCTCCCTCGAGATCCTCCACGTCAGCATCACCGCCATTAATGACCACACCATGCTTAACTCCTTCACTATTAAG ATTGGGATTGAATGTCAACTCAGTGCGGAGGATTTGGCTCAACAGATTCAGCAAACATTCTGCTAA
- the LOC115999897 gene encoding RNA polymerase sigma factor sigE, chloroplastic/mitochondrial-like: MGVVTVSSSAARSPLGLSTRFSSRLCALKRPLVLSFKANKPKNAALVPPDEATSLSLETSKESKKRLGRAKKRSDRIHAVSTGEASPSTLDLDYNDVAAKLEKLYIHSPEPTTSGIGSEGCIVKRSCQRKKTKRLSLDKRVALRNMKGGEIVASSHERKLKEETEEEKINKLVREYSVGTDLVSMDWKKMKIPAVLASSEHAWLFKLMQPMKVILQVKEHLQNDLGREPSGVEIADATNVDIVLLRKILEAGRAARNKLIKHNLRLVLFVIKKYFQDFANGPKFQDLCQAGVKGLITAIDRFEPKRKLQLSTYGLFWIRHAVIRSMTLSSFIKVSFGLESVRAEIQRAKLELLFELQRMPTDDEITERVGISTDRYHEVMKASKPVSSLHARNRVTQEELINGITDLDGVEGDKRQQPALLRLALDDVLDSLKPKESLVIRQRYGLDGKGDRTLGEIAGNLNISREMVRKHEVKALMKLKHPARVDYLRRYIF; the protein is encoded by the exons ATGGGAGTTGTGACTGTTTCTAGCTCTGCTGCAAGGAGTCCTTTAGGATTGAGCACGAGATTTTCCTCTCGTTTATGTGCGCTTAAAAGACCATTAGTATTGTCATTCAAAGCCAATAAACCGAAAAATGCTGCTTTGGTTCCACCTGATGAAGCTACATCATTGTCTCTAGAGACATCAAAAGAGAGTAAAAAGAGACTGGGGCGAGCTAAAAAGCGTTCAGATAGGATACATGCTGTCTCTACCGGTGAAGCCTCTCCGAGTACTCTAGATTTGGATTACAACGATGTTGCTGCCAAACTCGAGAAATTATACATCCATAGTCCAGAACCCACTACTTCTGGTATAGGTTCTGAAGGCTGTATAGTCAAGAGAAGTTGTCAAAGGAAGAAAACGAAACGGTTGAGTCTTGATAAGAGGGTTGCTCTTAGAAACATGAAGGGAGGCGAAATAGTTGCTTCTTCCCACGAAAGGAAGCTTAAGGAGGaaacagaagaagaaaaaatcaatAAACTTGTTAGAGAATATTCGGTTGGCACAGATTTAGTGAGCATGGActggaagaaaatgaaaatcccAGCAGTGCTTGCTTCATCTGAGCATGCCTGGCTCTTTAAGTTGATGCAGCCTATGAAG GTAATCCTTCAAGTTAAGGAACACTTACAAAACGATCTGGGGCGAGAACCATCTGGTGTTGAAATAGCAGACGCAACAAATGTGGATATTGTTCTACTAAGGAAAATATTGGAAGCTGGTCGAGCAGCACGAAACAAATTGATCAAG CACAACCTACGACTGGTTTTGTTTGtcatcaaaaaatattttcaagattttgcaAACGGTCCAAAGTTCCAAGACCTGTGTCAAGCGGGTGTGAAGGGCCTTATCACAGCCATTGATCGATTTGAACCAAAAAGGAAGTTACAGCTCTCAACATACGGTCTCTTTTGGATTAGACATGCAGTTATACGCTCCATGACTCTTTCGAGCTTCATTAAAGTGTCCTTTGGGCTTGAGTCG GTACGAGCTGAAATCCAGAGGGCGAAATTAGAATTGTTGTTTGAACTTCAGAGGATGCCAACAGATGATGAGATAACAGAACGAGTAGGAATCTCGACTGACAGATACCACGAAGTGATGAAAGCATCGAAACCTGTTTCCTCTCTCCATGCAAGGAACCGCGTGACACAAGAGGAGCTTATCAATGGAATTACTGATCTCGATGGTGTTGAAGGCGATAAGAGGCAGCAACCCGCTCTTCTAAGGCTTGCTCTTGATGATGTG CTTGATTCTCTGAAACCGAAAGAAAGCCTGGTGATTAGACAGAGATATGGACTCGATGGGAAAGGCGATAGGACACTGGGAGAAATTGCAGGAAACCTAAACATTTCGAGAGAGATGGTGAGGAAACACGAGGTGAAGGCTCTGATGAAGCTCAAGCATCCGGCTCGAGTGGATTATCTTCGCAGATACATTTTCTAA
- the LOC115998553 gene encoding bidirectional sugar transporter SWEET3, whose translation MEDRLRLAVGVMGNAGSLMLYSAPMLTFATVIKKRSTEEFSCVPYILALFNCCLYTWYGLPVVSHRWENFPVVTINGLGIVLELSFILIYFCFASNAGKKKVALMMIPVVGMVLATMAISTFSFHDHRRRKVFVGSVGLVASVSMYSSPLVVVKRVIKTKSVEYMPFYLSFFSFVTSSLWMAYGLLSHDLVLASPNLVGCPLGMLQLLLYCKYRKKDQTVGEEPHKWDLESSHDDEDNTKLNNGEAVGAVKLEA comes from the exons ATGGAAGATAGACTGCGTTTGGCAGTGGGAGTAATGG GTAACGCCGGCAGCTTGATGCTCTACTCTGCACCaat GTTAACTTTTGCGACGGTGATCAAGAAGAGGAGTACGGAAGAGTTCTCATGCGTTCCTTACATACTCGCACTGTTCAACTGTTGTCTGTACACGTGGTATGGCCTGCCGGTGGTGAGTCACCGGTGGGAAAATTTTCCGGTGGTCACCATTAATGGACTCGGGATTGTTTTAGAGCTCTCCTTCATTCTCATTTACTTTTGCTTCGCCTCAAACGCCGGAAAG AAGAAGGTGGCGCTGATGATGATTCCGGTGGTGGGGATGGTTTTGGCCACCATGGCGATATCCACTTTCAGCTTCCATGATCATCGTCGCCGGAAAGTGTTCGTCGGCAGCGTTGGACTCGTCGCCTCCGTGTCAATGTACTCTTCTCCTCTTGTGGTGGTG AAGCGAGTGATAAAGACAAAGAGCGTGGAATATATGCCATTCTACTTGTCTTTCTTTTCGTTCGTGACCAGCTCACTTTGGATGGCTTATGGGCTTCTGAGCCACGATCTTGTTCTTGCG TCTCCGAACCTTGTGGGGTGCCCACTGGGCATGCTGCAGCTTCTGCTCTACTGCAAGTACAGGAAGAAGGATCAGACGGTGGGTGAAGAGCCACACAAATGGGATTTAGAAAGCTCTCACGATGATGAAGATAATACTAAGCTGAACAATGGAGAAGCCGTTGGTGCAGTTAAACTGGAAGCCTAA